The window TGCTGAAGCACAAACCAGAACATTCTGCATTTAGAGCAAAATACTACAGGATTTGGAGGGAAAAAATATAAATGTACAGTAGGTAAAACACAAGTTGACAAATTCAATACGGGGTCTCACACACACtcctttaaaaataataaaaaaaaaaaaagtccgtaAGATACAGTCACATTCCATGAAATGACAATGTCCAGGTGTCAACAGGAAAAAGGTTCATCTCCACATTGGAATGTCCACACCGAAGGCTCTTCAAATGCTAGTTTAATTTGGAGGGGCACAGGGAAGGGAACAAGTAGCACCCCTCCTACCCTCAGAGTCCTTTCAGTAAAGGGAGATTGCTTGAGGCTTGGAGAGAGGAATCAAACCATTCAGTCATCAAACCTTTTCTTCTTTCCTTGTCCCATATTTCCACCTCCTCTACCTAAAAATGAAACACAAATCAGTCATTTTGTCTAAACACAAATAGGGCATTTTCATAAGTGCATTTTCATAAGCAATAAGCTTACCTCCAAATCCACCACGGCCAaaacctcttcctccaaatccaccaCGGCCACCACCTCTGCCGCCAAATCCACCTCGGCCACCACCTCTGCCAAATCCACCTCGGCCACCACCTCTGCCGCCAAATCCACCACGACCACCATCTCCTCTGGGCTTTGCAAAGTCTAATGTAACTTTGTTTCCATCAATTTCCCCATCCTCCATTGCTTCCATGGCAGCTTTAGCATCTTCAGCTGTAGAAAAATCTACAAAACCAAACCTGTGGACAATTACAAGATAGAAAATTAAATCAATGAATGAAAGGCTATATAATTCCTTTTACTCTAGCTCTCATGTTGCACGCAAGGAATTCAACCCTCACTTGAGGGGCACAAAACCAAACATGCTTTTTTTATTCTTCTCTTGCGAATCCATCAACAGCCACAATATAAATTGGCTGGACGGAGCTCAATGAGAAGGTCTTGAGTTTAAACATTTAAGACAATTGTACATCTGCTAATTTTTTACATCACTTACCCCTTTGATGCCCCAGTATCCCTGTCTGTTACTATTCTGGCATTAATAGAACCATCAAATGCTTCTTTTAAGGTTTCCTCCGATGTGTCTTCAGAAAGACCTCTGACAAACAGTGTTTTTGATTGAGTTGCTCCTAAAACAATTTCAGAAAGATTAGAAACCCTAAAATTGGGATTGTGTAAAAACAGTTTGATACAGTCAGAGCATCTGTAATTGCTGTAATGCAACATGGTTCTCTAGCTACAGTTTGCCAGCTGACACTACCCAGAAACTCCTAGCCATCAATGTGAAAACAGAGCTTAACTGCAAGCAAAAAGATTTTATCTGCCTCAAAGTGGTTGTAAAATAATAAGGATATTAAACAATGTCACCAGCTGAACCAGTTCAGATAAATAAACAAGGCCAAGTCATTAGGGCAGACAATTTACCTCTTCCACCATGAGGACCACCTCCTTGGCTGATCTCAATACGTATTGACCTGCCTTCAATCTCTGTGTTGTTAAGAGAGTCTAAGGCATCCTTTGCTTCTTCCGCAGATGAAAATTCAACAAAAGCAAACCTGTGGAATAAGGAAAGTTCCATTAATTTCAGATTACAAATACAGATTGTCAATTTATGCAAAACGATGATCAGACCTAGATCTTTGGGAATGTAAACCAACTGACAAGCAGTAACTACCAACCGCAGCACGATACTCACCCTTTAGGTTTTCCCTGGTTATTCTGTGGTATTCTAATAGACGTTGCCTTCTCAAAGACTTCCTGCAAACTGTCTTCTGTAGCGCTGTAAGACAAGTTGTTCACAAGAAGCACCTTGGAATCACCTTAAGGGagacaaatatttaaaaaataaaattaagtaGATAATTCCCATCCATGTACACATTTTTCACATTGTTAAAGTTTAGCTTACTGCAACTGGTGTTAAACATTATACCAGACAGATGTGTCAAGAATTCTCAAATGAAATATGCATTTCAAACAGAACAGAGGTTTGTATTTTATTTTGCTTTAAGGATTTCCAGATCCACTCAATTTTGTCATCAAAAAGGAACAACAATTTTGCTTTAAGTCAGCAGGATCAGAACTTGACTATCTAAATTGATTTCAACAAAAGCATTCAGATTCTTTCAACTGTCATCATTTCCAGCTGACCGTGAGCAATTATCTGAACTTCCCGAGTGGAGGACAGCAGCCCCCTGCACAGAGCTTTAGCAGAAACCTGTCCGCAAGTCTGACATACCAATTTCTGACAGTGCCATATAGATAATTTAAAAGGGTCTTTAGTGAAGGACCCCGGACTCTGCACGTGGGGACTACAGACACTTGTACTTGCAGCACTTTCTCCCAGCACCTACATAGCACTATTGCTTTAGATCTTGTTAATATATACAAGTCAACACCAACCTCCTGGTCCTCTTCTGCCTCCAGCATTCTGCCTCTTGTCTCCAGTGAAATCAATAACCATTGCACGGCCTTCAATCTCTGATCCTTGCAACTCTTCAATGGCTTTATCTGCCTCCCCCTCGGTGTTGAATTCAATATATGCAATCCTAAATTAAAGCACAGAATTAAGCATGCAAATATTTATCATATACGGTGTGCATCTTGTAGTTTACAAAATGGAGTTATTTTTTCTGTCTAACTCACCCTTTACTAGACCCATCTTTTCCAACAGGAAGGCGAATATCTTTGGCATTCTCAAAGATCTTTTGCAACTGTTCAGCACCTGTGCTATAAGGCAGGTTCTTCACAAATAGAGTTCTAGAATCCCTTTCTGCACAGAAAATTTGGGATCACACACAAGTTAGTTGAGAGAAACTAAACAGATAGTACATACAACATGTAAACCGACAAATTAAATACCTTTCCGATTTTCGGCATTGTTGTTCTTTTCATCAGGGTTATTTGGCAGCTGTATTTTAATTTCAAAACCAAGAACAGTCTCCCCAGACAGTTTAATTGCCCTTTCAACCTCTTCTGCAGTGGAGAAATCTACATAGGCGAATCTCCTAGAGTGCAAATAGTAGGCAGTTATAGTtggtcttataataataataaataatattaataaataataaaaaaaaaaaaaaaaaaaaaaaaactacctaagCTCAATACACCTACCTTTTAGCCCCAACACGGACATCCTGCACAGTTAGGTCATTCTCAGAGAAAAAGTCTTTCAGAGCAACCTTTAGCTCATTGAAGTCCTTAGCAGCATTCAAGTTCCCAACAAAGACTGATAGGCCTGGTAAGGAGAAAAAGAAACGCTGCATAAAAATATGCTTTTGGTCATGTCAACAATGGGAAAAGCAAGTGTGGGCACATGCAAATGGACACTAGCGGGTCTACAGGTTTAGATCGGCATATTACTAGTTTAGATTAAAATCTACAATTGTGAAATCCAGTTTCTAACATTCCTGCCATTTGTGCTTCAGATCAATAGGAACAGCAATGATGGAAGCCACTTATGACAACACTTCCTGGACCCAACAATGGTAATTTGTTTTGTATTTCTTCATGGTGGCCACCATCTTAGGCAAAACTGCAATCTTGTTCCTTGCTGGGTCCCTGCAGCTAATCATAAGTCATCCTCCTACATGACTACAGCAGCTAAATACTGGCTACAGCAGTGACCTGGTCCACTTAGTGACAGCAGGTCACATAGTATATGATCAGCTGCAGAGGATCCGTAATAAAATTACATTTGCTCACACTCTGGGCATAATTCACAATCACTAAACCTGTCATTTACACTACATAAACTCTGCTACTGCAGACATGTGCAATATCAAATTATTCAGGATTAATACCTTCAGATGCTTCGGTCTTTTCTGTCTTTTTCTTCTTTTCTGGAGCACCTTTATTTGATGGCATTTCTTTTTTGCGCTTTCCAGATTCCTTTACAGGTACTAAATGAAAAAGATTTTAATAGAATggggaaaacaaaataaaaaacaaaacaaaaccaaccATGCTAGTAAAGAATTTTATTACACACCTTCCTCCTCATCgctgtcatcctcctcctcatcatcatcatcatcttcctcctcgtcgtcATCATCAGAGTCTTCTTTTTTAGGTGCAGCAGCTTTTTTTCCTTTAGCTACAGGAGGggccactgctgcctcttcatcacCTGCATTACAGTTTGATATTTGGTTAGCATACAAAGTCAAACAATGTAAATGTGAAGGCCTTGCTGGCAAACTAATTATTATTGCCTCTAGCAGTCCAGAACCATTGATCAGCTACATGATATGCATTAAAATGGTAATCACAACCAATAAATAaaattgcaattttcacactgaatATTAAGCCTAATATGCAGTGAGATTGGCCATGTACAGGAGAGCTTTTTAGTAATGTTCCGATTTGGGGAAAAATCATTGTTAAGAGAGGGCAGGGAAATgggggcgaaaaaaaaaaaaaaagcaatagcaATTGACCAGCGCCTTTATGTCATACCCCAATCTCCAAGTAGAACCGGTCATTGGTTACctagtccaagaaaaaaaaaaaagaaaaaaaaaaaaaaaagtgttttcacactgcgttcctctccccattCAATGGCTCTGTCAGGGCTTCTGTCCAAACCGCCCACAAAACAGGATTTGGACATATGCACCGACAGGCCCATTGAGTCACCATGtggtctgttgtgcaccattttcgggggtaTACGCCTATTGGGGGCAGACACTCAGACGTAGACGACTATAAAGATGAGTTTAttatgttttattaaatatcagtGGCTACTAACCAACAAAATAGCACATCAGTAAAATATTTCATCACGGGTTAATCAGTATTAAGTCCCATAAAATATTCATCATTTGTGCTATGGTGAGATTTTATTTAAACTACAGTCAAGTTTACATGCAGTTTTAAGACAAATAGGTTtccttaaacttttttttttaacaaagttaACAGAAGGTAAAATACTTTTTTACATACTTAATGTAACTGAGCAAGTAGTTGCGTACCCCAGGGCCAGTGCTGCTCAGCCACTACTATGCCTTCTGTGTCAGTTGCAGCGCGACACGACTTAAGACAGCTCACATTACCACTGGATCCAGAACACTGACTGGGGCACCAAGTACCTGCTCAGGCATTTTTAAAGGGCTTCTCCAGTTTAAGAAAATTGGACACCGCATTTATATGTACTTAAACCACTAACTGTGCATAGCAATATGTTTAAAATGGAAGGTAATAAAGATGCCCTTGTCTTTACAAGCTGTAGTGCATTTATAAATCATACCTTCAgagtcctcctcatcctcctcgtcATCTTCGTCGTCATCCTCATCGTCATCTTCCTCTTCAGATTCTTCCTTTTTAGCTATAGGTTTTTTGGCAGCTGGCTTCTTGGCAACAGGCTTTTCTTCCTCTACAGGAGAAAAACATGGATGTGAGATCAAAGGAAACCTGGCATTTAAAACcatgctactaacctgcagatatagggttaggctggagtcacttgtGAGTGACTGGTGTGAATCTCACATTACATCACCTGGCGCAGCTGCACACTCGAGAGGAGCGGGTCGACtgccatgtatttctatgcagccgagACACTCCAGTCCCGAGAGCTGCAGGCTTAGGCGGGTGATGTGCTACTcatgcgagtctctcgcaagtgtaacTCCGGCATTCTGAAGCAGCCTGGCACCTGCACTTAGCCCCCGCTGGCCAGGAAGAAATGGACTATTCCTCCCAGCATCGCTTGGCTTCCAGTCATAGGGTGGAGCTGTTGtaggttcagtcactgctcaatGTATAGGGAGAAGCAGCTGTAACTCCGCCCCCAACTGACAGCTGGGTCTAATGCAGAGCCAGATGTCACTCAGTGTCAGGGCGCAGTTACAGCTGCTGCTAGCTGTATACTTAAGTAATGACTGAAATAGTGCCACCCCTCTAACTGTAACTGAACGCTGCcagaaggaataaagttaatttccttccagTAGCGTGGCAGTGAGGCTGTGTCCACACGCTGCAGTATGTTAACTAAACTTCACCTTCCGGCAGAAAACACACCTTGTGCCAGATAGCGCAACAAAAAACACGTCTTTTTtgtgaagtcaatggctggaatgGATAAAAAACGCAAGACAAAAAAGcactaagaattgacatgctgcagtttgtcaacccaaaactgcaggcgcaaaaaaaaaaaaaaaaaaaagcaacgtgcgcacagcaaaagtGAATTCTCCGACTGCTGGGAGAAAGACAGACATGCAGTTTTACACAACAATCTGCATCATAAAAAAAGCAGCGTGCACATGGAGGTAGTGGGGGCATCAGCAAGGTTCAGATCGctataacctgcagattaatcccaaATTTACAGGTGAATGGAGTTTTTTTTGTACATTacatgttccctttaacactagaagtcccagagaggggtcatttaacatttctaccattggaaccctatggagctcgaaattcctgggacttctagtgttaaatgttcaAATTTAAACTATTTTCAAAATACATACCAGACTCCTCCTCCTCGTCTTCATCATCATCTTCGTCGTCTTCATCTTCACTTTCTTGCTTTTTTGCCTTTTTACCATTCTTGGCTCCTGCAGGAGTGGCACGCTTTTTCCCAGGTGTGGCTGCAGCCTTCGCCGGAGTGGTAGCTTTCTTCCCTGGTTTTGCCTTGGCTGGAGTAGCTGCTTTCTTAGAAGGAGTCTTCACAGGAACCTCCATCTATTGAAAGGTAACCAATTATAAGAACAAAAATGTCTATTTGACAAATTTGTGGATTTCCTCTGAAGATCAAATGCAGTATAAACAAAAACCATACAgtgcttaaccctttcacgaccggccgatttttcgctttccgttttttttcgccattctttttctgagagacgtaacttttttatttttcagtcaatatggtcatgtgagggctcattttttgcggaacgagctgtacttttaaatgaaaccatcagttttaccatattgtgtactagaaaatggcaaaaaaattccaaatgctgaaaaattgcaaaaaaagtgcgatagcactatggtttttgagatattttattcactgtgttcactatatggtaaaactgatgtgtgggtgtgatgcctcaggtcagtgcgagttcgtagacaccaaacatgtataggtttacttttatataaggggttaaaaaaaaatcggaagtttgtccgaaaaaagtggcgcacgttttacgccatattccgtgacccgtagcgttctcatttttcgggatcttaggctcaatgacggcttattttttgcgtctcgagctgacgtttttaacggtaccatttttgcgcagatgctacgttttgatcgcctcttattgcattttgcgcaaaagttgtggcgacaaaaaaacgtcgttttggcgtttggaatttttttgccgctacgccgtttactgatcagattaattgattttatattttgatagatcgggcgtttctgaacgcggcgataccaaatgtgtgtatattttttatttttttaaccctttaatttttaatggggcgaatggggggtgatttgaacttttaggttttttttggttttttttaattttttaaaacttatttttttactttttttttttattttactagtccccctagggggctattgcgatcagcattccgatcgctctgcagtatctgctgatcacagctggaaggctgtaaacagcagatacgctgtctcttttgctgtgccccgggcacagcgaaagtgaaaccaattcatgtgtagtacaggagtcatcacatgaccctgtactaccatgacaactatcgggagtcacgtgatcgcgtcacgtgacttccggtttcggcggtaagtaaaactttaccgcgattgcgcttataatggcgctgtcatgtattgacagcaccattataaggggttaatcggcacgagcagataacgattctgctcgtgcctagcaggcacacatctcagctgtgaaaatcagctgagatgtgtgccgatcgcggcatgctgccgccggaggaccgcgggcagtaagattatgtcatttaggacgtaattttacggcccgcggtcgttaaggggttaaaaaggaacCCATCAACATTAAAAGGCTGTCCAGTCTGTAGGGACGTTATTGAGGGGGAGCAGAGTAGACTGCTGTGTAGTTGTGTGTGAAGTTTCAGTATATCTTTGATTTAATCAATTAAACCTTTGCTTATGCTGGGATTTTCGGTCCAGTGGGTGGTCTATTAGTGATAGTACAGGGATACCTCGTTTTCATTGATAATCCatctgaatacaatcaatgaaaaccgactaaaaccgaagcaattatttccataggaatcaatgtaaatccaattaatttgtCTTGGACACTAAAATACATAACAAAAACATTTTATAGGAAAGCtagtgtttaatactaaaaacaataagaaatataaaagtaatattaaatgaatataaaacACTAATGTAAAGCATACATACATTTTAGCTTACATTTTGTACATAGGTTTTTAAACTGACGAGCGGAGTGACCCTCAAATAATGCCACAGCAGGAGAATGCATGGATCGCCCTTTGTTTCTGCAAACATAGCAGCGTAGCCATGCGGGCATGCAGACAAAGACAAAAACCGAGGCAACTTTTTAGTGGGGGGAAAAACAAAAAATCAACGAAAACCGAAACCAACGATAACCGAGATTAACGAaaaccgaggtaccactgtataagtgtacagagatagctgtcaacttataggaccgcccactggaccacaAATCCAGGCAGGATGAAATGTACTGAAACTTTTCACAAAATATACTAATCTACTCTGctcccctgctctataacatgacCC is drawn from Anomaloglossus baeobatrachus isolate aAnoBae1 chromosome 3, aAnoBae1.hap1, whole genome shotgun sequence and contains these coding sequences:
- the NCL gene encoding nucleolin; the protein is MVKLAKGAKAQGKPKKAPPPKQEESSEDEEMEESEDELMEVPVKTPSKKAATPAKAKPGKKATTPAKAAATPGKKRATPAGAKNGKKAKKQESEDEDDEDDDEDEEEESEEEKPVAKKPAAKKPIAKKEESEEEDDDEDDDEDDEEDEEDSEGDEEAAVAPPVAKGKKAAAPKKEDSDDDDEEEDDDDDEEEDDSDEEEVPVKESGKRKKEMPSNKGAPEKKKKTEKTEASEGLSVFVGNLNAAKDFNELKVALKDFFSENDLTVQDVRVGAKRRFAYVDFSTAEEVERAIKLSGETVLGFEIKIQLPNNPDEKNNNAENRKERDSRTLFVKNLPYSTGAEQLQKIFENAKDIRLPVGKDGSSKGIAYIEFNTEGEADKAIEELQGSEIEGRAMVIDFTGDKRQNAGGRRGPGGDSKVLLVNNLSYSATEDSLQEVFEKATSIRIPQNNQGKPKGFAFVEFSSAEEAKDALDSLNNTEIEGRSIRIEISQGGGPHGGRGATQSKTLFVRGLSEDTSEETLKEAFDGSINARIVTDRDTGASKGFGFVDFSTAEDAKAAMEAMEDGEIDGNKVTLDFAKPRGDGGRGGFGGRGGGRGGFGRGGGRGGFGGRGGGRGGFGGRGFGRGGFGGRGGGNMGQGKKKRFDD